In Methanothrix sp., a genomic segment contains:
- a CDS encoding TIGR04083 family peptide-modifying radical SAM enzyme, with amino-acid sequence MRKMRTQKRPFHVMIIPTLGCPSKCSYCWSSEVGSPRMSIETVGEIVEWLRDFRDDPVTFTFHGGEPLLAGVDYYRAALPLLKKELEHLCPNFALQTNLWLLTPELAEVLAEHEIPIGSSLDGPQELNDLQRSEGYFERTMAGYELARKHGLQVQFICTFTSYSVQFKEEIFNHFLENELTLKLHPALPSLKSEQPDRWALPPEDYGELLVYLLDKYLENMDQIEVRNINDYARCVLTGRGTVCTFVDCMENTFAVGPDGSIYPCYRFVGMPEFVMGNVRDRPSQSDLAASPAGVLMRQFKEYVDVNCKGCKHIRYCRGGCPYNAMAPTEGEIRGVDPHCIAYKRIFDEISDRFNREMMSSMGLGLEGMGPGGGKSSGPGIMSLMQRMIGR; translated from the coding sequence ATGAGAAAGATGAGAACACAGAAGAGGCCTTTTCACGTCATGATCATACCCACCCTCGGCTGCCCCTCCAAGTGCAGCTACTGCTGGAGCTCTGAGGTCGGATCCCCGAGGATGAGCATCGAGACTGTAGGAGAGATAGTGGAATGGCTGCGCGACTTTCGGGACGATCCGGTTACTTTCACCTTTCACGGCGGAGAGCCACTGCTCGCCGGTGTGGACTACTACCGGGCGGCCCTTCCCCTGCTCAAAAAGGAGCTTGAGCACCTCTGCCCTAACTTCGCCCTGCAGACCAACCTCTGGCTGCTGACCCCGGAGCTGGCGGAGGTCTTGGCAGAGCATGAGATCCCCATAGGCTCAAGCCTTGACGGCCCCCAGGAGCTCAATGATCTGCAAAGGTCGGAGGGCTACTTTGAAAGGACCATGGCCGGATATGAGCTGGCCCGAAAGCACGGACTGCAGGTGCAGTTCATCTGTACATTCACCTCCTATTCAGTGCAGTTCAAAGAGGAGATATTCAATCACTTTCTGGAAAACGAGCTCACACTCAAGCTTCACCCTGCCCTCCCCTCGCTGAAGAGCGAGCAGCCAGATCGGTGGGCCCTCCCTCCGGAGGATTATGGCGAGCTGCTGGTCTATCTCCTGGACAAGTACCTGGAGAACATGGACCAGATCGAGGTCAGGAACATCAACGATTATGCCAGATGTGTGCTCACCGGAAGGGGCACTGTCTGCACCTTCGTCGACTGCATGGAGAACACCTTTGCCGTGGGCCCCGATGGAAGCATCTATCCATGCTACCGGTTTGTGGGGATGCCCGAGTTCGTCATGGGAAACGTCCGCGACCGCCCCAGCCAATCGGACCTGGCCGCCTCCCCAGCAGGAGTTCTCATGCGCCAGTTCAAGGAGTATGTGGATGTGAACTGCAAAGGCTGCAAGCACATCCGCTACTGCCGGGGAGGCTGCCCCTACAATGCCATGGCACCAACAGAGGGAGAGATCAGGGGGGTCGATCCTCATTGCATCGCCTATAAGCGGATATTTGATGAGATCTCCGATCGCTTCAACAGAGAGATGATGAGCTCCATGGGCCTGGGATTGGAGGGGATGGGGCCGGGAGGCGGAAAAAGCAGCGGGCCGGGGATCATGTCGTTGATGCAAAGGATGATCGGGAGATAA
- a CDS encoding DUF2124 domain-containing protein translates to MEKIQEFKGLGGMLNGFRDLVKDDKKIIFVGSPGFCTPFALFLGYPVREKEMAFIPGLEKENMRRIISTECGLELADPCSFDADTVVILGGMAMPKIGVTAEEMAAFLSQMSYKRLIGVGFMSIFQNSGWADALKFDIIMDLIIDGHLYR, encoded by the coding sequence ATGGAGAAGATTCAAGAGTTCAAGGGTCTGGGCGGAATGCTGAATGGCTTTCGGGATCTGGTCAAGGATGACAAAAAGATAATCTTCGTTGGCTCTCCCGGTTTTTGTACTCCCTTCGCCCTCTTCCTGGGCTATCCAGTAAGAGAGAAGGAGATGGCCTTTATTCCCGGTCTGGAAAAGGAGAATATGAGGAGGATAATCTCCACTGAATGCGGTCTGGAGCTGGCTGATCCCTGCAGCTTCGATGCAGACACGGTGGTGATTTTGGGCGGCATGGCCATGCCCAAGATCGGAGTGACTGCAGAGGAGATGGCTGCTTTTCTCTCTCAGATGAGTTACAAGAGGCTTATTGGTGTCGGATTCATGTCGATCTTTCAGAATTCCGGATGGGCCGATGCCCTGAAGTTCGATATCATCATGGATCTGATCATAGACGGCCATCTGTACAGGTAA
- a CDS encoding metallophosphoesterase, which yields MSEALRILGLADLHDSIERLDGLEDIRCDIIAFCGDLHNGSPGERARPAAMALARLGPPVLIVPGNMDHRDTIYPLWEEAGFILLHQSTFRYKGYSFLGLGGMVSLDPRRLADPNRFYHRDEEVYAILEKAYLKVSDARCKIVIVHQPPRGAQDLLYNGERSGSLGLRRFIEDYQPDLVLCGHIHEDRGECRIGSTLVINVGELRQGYGAVIGLAEKMRDGRMADENITVESILL from the coding sequence ATGAGTGAAGCTCTGAGAATTCTGGGGCTGGCAGACCTTCATGACAGCATAGAGAGGCTCGATGGTCTGGAGGATATCAGATGCGATATCATCGCCTTTTGCGGCGACCTTCATAACGGCAGCCCCGGGGAGAGGGCGAGGCCTGCGGCCATGGCCTTGGCCCGCCTCGGGCCGCCTGTGCTGATCGTCCCCGGCAATATGGACCATAGAGATACCATCTACCCGCTCTGGGAAGAGGCTGGGTTTATCCTGCTCCATCAATCCACCTTTCGCTATAAGGGGTACAGTTTTCTGGGACTTGGGGGAATGGTCTCCTTGGACCCCCGCAGGCTGGCAGACCCAAATCGGTTCTACCATCGGGATGAGGAGGTCTATGCAATTCTGGAGAAGGCCTATCTGAAGGTCTCTGATGCCAGGTGCAAGATCGTCATCGTCCACCAGCCCCCACGTGGGGCGCAGGATCTTCTCTACAACGGCGAAAGATCGGGCTCCTTGGGGCTGCGCCGTTTCATAGAGGACTATCAGCCCGATCTGGTTCTATGCGGCCACATCCATGAGGACCGGGGAGAATGCCGGATCGGCTCCACGCTGGTGATCAATGTGGGAGAGCTGCGCCAGGGATACGGAGCTGTGATCGGCCTGGCTGAGAAAATGAGAGATGGGCGAATGGCTGATGAGAATATAACAGTTGAGTCTATATTACTTTGA
- a CDS encoding bifunctional 2-polyprenyl-6-hydroxyphenol methylase/3-demethylubiquinol 3-O-methyltransferase UbiG, with translation MSSYSAYSGTGSDQLDPFDSKDSNLWRKAEHLGRYLFAADFLRHRSVGLAADISCGLGYGSAELASIFEKVVGIDSSQRMIDQAMNRYKLPNVRFICLDLEEDDLCSHIPPESCGAVVSFETLEHLNDPGGAADQISRVLMPEGFLICSVPNVIYEAGDGAGLPKNRSHKQWFSFPSLSRMVEGCGMRVIYRLGQSRSRALFRREQQLFNAGRIEHRLTEEQTMHSPEMIRWLSYVAAYPTVEDVDGSYSIIIVAQKRGPE, from the coding sequence TTGTCATCCTACTCCGCCTACAGCGGCACGGGCTCGGATCAGTTGGACCCATTCGATTCCAAGGACAGCAATCTATGGCGAAAGGCGGAGCATCTGGGCCGCTACCTCTTCGCCGCTGATTTTCTTCGCCATCGTTCTGTTGGGCTTGCCGCGGATATATCCTGCGGCCTGGGATATGGATCAGCAGAGCTGGCCTCGATCTTTGAGAAGGTTGTGGGCATAGACAGCAGCCAGAGGATGATCGATCAGGCGATGAATAGATACAAGCTGCCCAATGTCCGCTTCATCTGCCTGGACCTGGAAGAGGATGATCTGTGCAGCCATATCCCGCCGGAATCCTGTGGAGCAGTGGTCAGCTTTGAGACCCTGGAGCATCTGAACGATCCCGGCGGGGCAGCAGATCAGATCAGCAGAGTCCTCATGCCCGAGGGCTTTCTCATCTGTTCCGTACCCAATGTCATCTACGAGGCGGGCGATGGTGCCGGCCTGCCCAAGAACCGCTCTCATAAGCAATGGTTCAGCTTCCCCTCCCTCTCCCGGATGGTGGAAGGATGCGGCATGCGGGTGATATACCGGCTGGGCCAGTCTCGCTCCCGAGCCCTCTTTCGAAGAGAGCAGCAGCTCTTTAATGCCGGGAGGATTGAGCACAGGTTGACAGAAGAGCAGACAATGCATTCACCGGAGATGATCCGCTGGCTCTCTTATGTCGCCGCCTACCCCACAGTAGAGGATGTCGATGGATCCTATTCCATCATAATTGTGGCCCAAAAAAGGGGCCCAGAATAG